Proteins from one Loktanella sp. M215 genomic window:
- a CDS encoding glycosyltransferase, with amino-acid sequence MPLYLIPLTLVVAAGLLAPRQWLSGPGVRKGAVWTLLAAVTLVLLRYLYWRVTATLPGPASGIGETLFAWTLFLIEMAVWFDTAVLFATLCRRRDNSALADAGEAALRAAAPAELPTVDVFIATYNEDLDVLEKTILGALALDWPRDRLRVCVLDDGKRDWLRDYCARKGADYFTRDNNAHAKAGNINAGIARTDGTYFMVLDADFVPQQNFLYRAMGLFDDPRVGIVQIPHSFYNADPMQINLGMRKAMPDDQRMFFGSIMEGRDGWDAAFCCGSNSVTRRSAIEAVGGGLPTGSITEDMLLTLAMLRHGFVTRYLNERLAVGLAPESLSAMYVQRARWARGAIQILYLRDGPFGPNLKLHHRILFLPLHWMIQPVMTITSLVVPAICLWTGWSPLPMTPTVELIDYQVPTLIATLLALRLLDPKSFFPLAATVPAALQAPRILPTIVTTLIRPHGHAFKVTPKGRAAQGQTVDRLMIYAPLALIIITALGFVANASYNTRIVLSADQMPLLTFWGIVTMIILSVVQVAAVTAPSQDEAEHFPVDIPCFIGTRPNQNVTARLEWLSVSGAGLRLPNLQDVGYNFRWLRIDIPKLGQIAAYVENQDETLIQISFADLDDVHRDILIRMLFTQGLDNSTQAAGAFAVTYGILTRILRRHDAEVVKDIRPAHTAPPKWIMAAVAH; translated from the coding sequence ATGCCGCTGTATCTGATCCCGCTGACATTGGTCGTGGCGGCGGGTTTGTTGGCTCCCCGTCAGTGGCTCAGCGGACCCGGGGTCCGCAAAGGCGCGGTCTGGACTCTGCTCGCCGCGGTGACACTGGTGCTCTTGCGCTACCTTTACTGGCGCGTGACAGCGACACTCCCGGGGCCTGCCTCGGGGATCGGAGAGACCCTGTTCGCGTGGACGCTGTTTCTGATCGAGATGGCGGTCTGGTTCGACACCGCAGTGCTGTTCGCTACCCTGTGCCGGCGGCGCGACAATTCCGCGCTGGCCGATGCAGGCGAAGCGGCCCTGCGCGCGGCCGCCCCCGCTGAGCTGCCCACTGTCGATGTGTTCATCGCGACCTACAACGAAGACCTCGACGTGCTGGAGAAGACCATTCTGGGTGCCTTGGCCCTTGATTGGCCACGCGACCGGTTGCGCGTCTGTGTGCTGGATGACGGCAAGCGCGACTGGCTGCGCGACTACTGCGCACGAAAGGGTGCCGACTACTTTACCCGTGACAACAACGCCCATGCCAAAGCCGGGAACATCAATGCCGGGATCGCCCGGACCGATGGCACCTATTTCATGGTGCTGGACGCGGACTTCGTGCCGCAGCAGAATTTTCTCTACCGGGCGATGGGGCTGTTCGACGATCCACGCGTCGGCATCGTGCAGATCCCCCACAGCTTCTACAATGCCGACCCGATGCAGATCAATCTGGGCATGCGCAAGGCAATGCCGGACGATCAGCGCATGTTCTTCGGGTCCATCATGGAAGGGCGCGATGGCTGGGATGCGGCCTTTTGTTGCGGATCGAACTCCGTCACCCGCCGCAGCGCCATCGAGGCCGTGGGCGGCGGCTTGCCGACGGGGTCGATCACCGAAGACATGCTGCTGACCCTGGCGATGCTCCGCCACGGGTTTGTCACCCGCTATCTGAACGAGCGTCTGGCGGTCGGCCTGGCACCTGAATCCTTGAGCGCAATGTATGTGCAGCGCGCCCGCTGGGCCCGTGGTGCGATCCAGATCCTCTATCTGCGCGACGGACCATTCGGGCCGAACCTCAAGCTGCACCACCGAATCCTGTTTCTTCCGCTGCACTGGATGATCCAGCCGGTGATGACGATCACCTCGCTCGTGGTGCCGGCGATCTGTCTGTGGACTGGCTGGTCGCCGCTGCCGATGACGCCGACGGTCGAGTTGATCGACTACCAGGTGCCAACTCTCATCGCGACGCTGCTTGCGCTGCGGCTGCTCGACCCGAAAAGCTTCTTTCCACTCGCGGCGACCGTGCCCGCAGCCTTGCAGGCGCCACGGATTCTGCCGACCATCGTGACAACACTGATCCGGCCGCATGGTCATGCCTTCAAGGTCACGCCAAAGGGCCGCGCAGCCCAAGGCCAAACAGTTGACCGTCTGATGATCTATGCACCCCTCGCGCTGATCATCATCACCGCTTTGGGGTTCGTCGCGAATGCAAGTTACAATACCCGTATCGTGCTGTCGGCGGACCAGATGCCACTCCTGACGTTTTGGGGGATCGTCACCATGATTATCCTGTCGGTGGTTCAGGTCGCCGCAGTGACCGCACCGTCACAGGACGAAGCAGAGCATTTTCCCGTCGACATCCCCTGCTTCATCGGCACACGCCCGAACCAAAACGTTACCGCGCGGCTTGAATGGCTGTCGGTCTCTGGTGCCGGTCTGCGTCTGCCAAACCTGCAAGACGTCGGCTACAACTTTCGCTGGCTTCGCATCGATATCCCGAAACTCGGTCAGATCGCAGCCTATGTCGAGAATCAGGATGAGACCCTCATTCAGATTTCCTTCGCTGACCTCGACGACGTTCACCGCGACATCCTGATCAGAATGCTGTTCACGCAGGGCCTCGACAATTCTACGCAGGCAGCAGGCGCTTTTGCTGTGACATATGGCATTCTTACACGGATTCTGCGGCGGCATGATGCTGAAGTTGTAAAAGACATTCGTCCTGCACACACAGCACCACCGAAATGGATTATGGCAGCGGTCGCTCATTGA
- a CDS encoding GNAT family N-acetyltransferase, producing the protein MMRIDVIAELQLTAADDAAIAALLREAFEEDFGGRSFHMQRHHVRIVARDAGALVGHIALLMREIRLDDRLTPVIGVAEVATRADRRGQGIAAAMLAEAIAQARGSMARFMVLFGDRPIYAGYGFRPATNQLTWSALDDVRSTGIRTGVDAGLMVLPLRDEVWDDAAPVDLVGHVF; encoded by the coding sequence ATGATGCGGATCGACGTGATCGCTGAACTGCAACTGACCGCCGCCGACGATGCCGCGATCGCGGCCCTGCTGCGCGAGGCCTTTGAGGAGGATTTCGGCGGACGGTCGTTCCACATGCAGCGGCATCATGTGCGGATCGTGGCCCGGGACGCAGGCGCACTCGTCGGGCATATCGCCCTGCTGATGCGCGAGATCCGTCTAGACGACCGCCTGACGCCGGTAATCGGCGTGGCCGAGGTCGCGACCCGTGCGGATCGCCGCGGGCAGGGCATCGCCGCGGCCATGCTGGCAGAGGCCATCGCGCAGGCGCGCGGGTCCATGGCCCGCTTCATGGTGCTGTTCGGCGACCGGCCGATCTATGCTGGCTACGGGTTTCGGCCCGCGACGAACCAGCTGACATGGTCGGCGCTGGACGACGTGCGCAGCACAGGAATCCGGACCGGGGTCGACGCAGGGCTGATGGTCCTGCCGCTGCGCGATGAGGTCTGGGACGATGCGGCGCCGGTCGATCTGGTGGGGCACGTCTTCTGA
- the dnaN gene encoding DNA polymerase III subunit beta: MKFSIERASLLKAVAQAQSVVERRNTIPILANVLIEAEGDTVQFRATDLDIEVVDRAPAKVDRAGATTVAAVTLNEIVRKLPDGSLVTLTEDGATGRLTIQAGRSNFSLATLPREDFPVMATSDYTTNFSAPAPVLRRLFDKAKFAISTEETRYYLNGVYMHVADGDGGQVLRCVATDGHRLARIDAPLPEGAAGMAGVIVPRKTVGELRKLLDDDELQVAVSVSETKVRFATPDITLTSKVIDGTFPDYTRVIPQGNTRRMEVDAAEFARAVDRVATVSSERSRAVKLQLDEDRLILSVNAPDSGAAEEELAVAYSDERLEIGFNAKYLLEIASQVDRENAVFMFNGSADPTLMREGNDMSAVYVVMPMRV; encoded by the coding sequence ATGAAATTCAGCATCGAACGGGCCAGCCTTTTGAAGGCCGTGGCGCAGGCGCAATCGGTCGTGGAACGCCGCAACACGATCCCGATCCTGGCCAACGTGTTGATCGAGGCCGAGGGCGACACGGTCCAGTTCCGCGCGACCGATCTGGATATCGAAGTCGTGGACCGCGCCCCCGCCAAGGTGGACCGCGCCGGCGCCACCACCGTCGCCGCCGTCACGCTGAACGAGATCGTGCGCAAGCTGCCCGACGGATCCCTCGTCACCCTGACCGAAGACGGCGCCACCGGGCGGCTGACGATTCAGGCGGGCCGGTCGAACTTCTCTCTCGCGACCTTGCCGCGCGAGGATTTCCCGGTCATGGCGACCTCTGACTACACCACCAATTTCAGCGCGCCCGCCCCGGTGCTGCGCCGCCTGTTCGACAAGGCGAAATTCGCGATCTCGACCGAAGAGACGCGGTATTACCTGAACGGCGTCTACATGCACGTGGCCGATGGCGACGGCGGACAGGTGCTGCGCTGCGTCGCGACCGACGGTCACCGTCTGGCCCGCATCGATGCGCCCCTGCCTGAAGGCGCGGCCGGCATGGCCGGCGTGATCGTGCCGCGCAAGACCGTGGGCGAATTGCGCAAGCTGCTGGACGACGACGAATTGCAGGTCGCCGTCAGCGTGTCGGAAACCAAGGTGCGCTTTGCCACGCCGGACATCACCCTGACGTCCAAGGTCATTGACGGGACGTTCCCCGACTACACGCGCGTCATCCCGCAGGGGAACACCCGCCGCATGGAAGTCGACGCCGCCGAATTCGCCCGCGCCGTGGACCGGGTCGCCACCGTCAGCAGCGAACGCAGCCGCGCGGTCAAGCTGCAACTGGACGAGGATCGCCTGATCCTTTCCGTGAACGCCCCCGATTCAGGCGCCGCCGAGGAAGAACTGGCCGTGGCCTATTCCGACGAGCGGCTGGAAATCGGCTTCAACGCGAAATACCTGCTGGAAATCGCAAGCCAGGTGGACCGCGAGAATGCGGTCTTCATGTTCAACGGCTCTGCCGACCCGACCCTGATGCGCGAAGGCAACGACATGTCCGCCGTCTATGTCGTCATGCCGATGCGGGTCTAG
- a CDS encoding pentapeptide repeat-containing protein codes for MYPKTALLVFCLLCGPVQAQSLLSGVDITSPAMTEATMTRDEVMQALSQGAADLTGARLNGLDLSGVDFQGATLRLARLNKADLTGANLDGATLDQAWLMEARLDDASLRGAHLFQAQLIGASARGADFTDALASGNFTKADLTGALFTGADLGAELGNQSMGLMRGDLTGAIATGADFTGARLVRTVLSFAILTGTDFSGADLSTANLAGADLTGARLTGADMTDTDVTSAKLRGLVDTDASVLTPALNLNRALRD; via the coding sequence ATGTACCCGAAAACCGCCCTGCTTGTGTTCTGCCTGCTTTGCGGACCGGTGCAGGCGCAATCGCTTCTGTCAGGCGTCGACATAACCTCGCCCGCCATGACAGAGGCGACGATGACCCGGGACGAGGTCATGCAGGCCCTGTCGCAGGGCGCGGCGGACCTGACCGGCGCGCGGCTGAATGGTCTGGACCTGTCGGGCGTCGACTTTCAGGGCGCGACCCTGCGGCTGGCGCGGCTGAACAAGGCCGATCTGACGGGGGCGAACCTCGACGGTGCGACCCTTGACCAGGCCTGGCTGATGGAGGCGCGTCTGGACGACGCCAGCCTGCGCGGGGCGCATCTGTTTCAAGCCCAGCTGATCGGCGCATCGGCGCGGGGTGCGGATTTCACCGATGCGCTGGCCTCCGGCAATTTTACCAAGGCCGATCTGACCGGCGCGCTGTTCACCGGGGCCGATCTGGGGGCGGAACTGGGGAATCAATCCATGGGTCTGATGCGGGGTGATCTGACCGGCGCGATTGCGACAGGCGCCGATTTCACCGGCGCCCGGCTGGTGCGGACCGTGCTCAGCTTTGCGATCCTGACAGGCACTGATTTCAGCGGCGCCGACCTGTCCACGGCGAACCTCGCCGGGGCCGATCTGACCGGCGCGCGCCTGACCGGTGCCGACATGACCGACACCGATGTGACCTCTGCCAAGCTGCGCGGGTTGGTGGATACGGACGCGTCCGTGCTGACCCCGGCGCTGAACCTGAACCGGGCGCTGCGCGACTAG
- a CDS encoding LysE family translocator: MTITLTDMALYAAALFALFLTPGPVWVALIARTLSGGFNAAWPLALGVVVGDVLWPLLAILGVTWIVSVYADFMVVLRWVASVTFIVMGLLIIRNAGRTIGSDSRLTRPGMWAGFLAGVAVILGNPKAILFYMGVLPGFFDLTRLTWPDIAAICCLSLVVPLTGNLILAYFFGRARALLRSPEAVRRTNRIAGTLLIAVGCVIPLI; encoded by the coding sequence ATGACGATCACGCTGACCGACATGGCGCTTTATGCGGCCGCCCTGTTTGCGCTGTTCCTGACGCCGGGGCCGGTCTGGGTGGCGCTGATCGCCCGCACCCTGTCCGGCGGCTTCAACGCGGCCTGGCCGCTGGCGCTGGGCGTCGTGGTGGGCGATGTGCTCTGGCCCTTGCTTGCGATCCTCGGCGTCACATGGATCGTGTCGGTCTACGCGGATTTCATGGTCGTGCTGCGCTGGGTCGCCAGCGTCACCTTCATCGTCATGGGTCTGCTCATCATCCGCAACGCGGGCCGCACCATCGGGTCCGACAGTCGCCTGACACGTCCCGGCATGTGGGCCGGGTTTCTGGCGGGCGTGGCGGTGATCCTCGGCAATCCCAAGGCGATCCTGTTCTACATGGGCGTTTTGCCGGGGTTCTTCGACCTGACCCGCCTGACATGGCCCGACATCGCGGCGATCTGCTGTCTGTCGCTGGTTGTGCCGCTGACGGGCAACCTGATCCTTGCGTATTTCTTCGGACGCGCCCGGGCGCTGTTGCGCTCGCCCGAGGCGGTGCGTCGCACCAACCGCATCGCAGGCACCCTGCTGATCGCCGTCGGCTGCGTCATCCCCCTGATCTGA
- the recF gene encoding DNA replication/repair protein RecF (All proteins in this family for which functions are known are DNA-binding proteins that assist the filamentation of RecA onto DNA for the initiation of recombination or recombinational repair.) gives MTGLKVARLQLSHFRSHRRAEVVADGRPIAIHGPNGAGKTNLLEAVSLLSPGRGLRRAGAEDLVRRPEALGWKIFADVTAGRQTVEIVTGAEAGQSRSVQVDGKATTQTALAAILRVLWLVPAMDRLWIEGAEGRRRFLDRATLSFVPSHAEATLRYDKAMRERNRLLKDMVRDAHWYAALEGRMAEAGAAVQANRRTAIAALMAAQQDAQTAFPTAALTLVEGSADAQGVDALRAALANGRPRDLAAGRTLTGPHRSDLDAVFADKGVHARDCSTGEQKALLISLILANARALMAETGQPPVLLLDEVAAHLDTARRAALYDEVCALGAQAWMTGTEVQLFDSLGVRAQYLAVTDGPDGSVVVAGGAA, from the coding sequence ATGACCGGTCTGAAGGTCGCGCGGTTGCAACTGTCGCATTTCCGGTCGCACCGGCGGGCCGAGGTCGTGGCCGACGGGCGGCCTATCGCCATTCACGGACCCAACGGTGCGGGCAAGACCAATCTGCTGGAAGCGGTGTCGCTGCTGTCGCCGGGGCGCGGGCTGCGGCGGGCGGGGGCAGAGGACCTCGTGCGCCGGCCAGAGGCGCTGGGCTGGAAGATCTTTGCCGACGTCACCGCCGGACGGCAGACGGTCGAGATCGTCACCGGGGCCGAGGCGGGCCAGTCGCGCAGCGTGCAGGTCGACGGCAAGGCCACGACCCAGACGGCGCTGGCGGCGATTCTGCGCGTGCTGTGGCTGGTGCCGGCGATGGACCGGCTGTGGATCGAGGGGGCAGAAGGGCGGCGACGGTTTCTGGACCGCGCGACCCTGAGCTTCGTGCCGTCCCACGCCGAGGCGACGCTGCGCTATGACAAGGCGATGCGCGAACGCAATCGCCTGCTCAAGGACATGGTCCGCGACGCCCACTGGTATGCGGCCTTGGAGGGGCGCATGGCCGAGGCGGGCGCCGCGGTGCAGGCGAACCGCCGCACCGCCATCGCCGCCCTCATGGCGGCGCAGCAGGATGCGCAAACCGCCTTTCCCACCGCCGCCCTGACGCTGGTCGAAGGCAGCGCGGATGCGCAGGGTGTCGACGCCTTGCGCGCGGCCCTTGCCAACGGTCGCCCGCGCGATCTGGCGGCCGGGCGTACGCTGACGGGGCCGCATCGCAGCGATCTGGACGCGGTCTTTGCCGACAAGGGGGTGCATGCCCGCGACTGTTCCACCGGAGAGCAGAAGGCGCTGCTGATCAGCCTGATCCTGGCCAATGCGCGTGCGTTGATGGCCGAGACCGGGCAGCCACCGGTGCTGTTGCTGGACGAGGTGGCCGCCCATCTGGACACCGCCCGACGCGCGGCCCTTTATGACGAGGTCTGCGCGCTGGGTGCGCAGGCCTGGATGACCGGAACGGAGGTGCAGTTGTTCGATTCCCTTGGCGTGCGCGCCCAGTATCTGGCCGTGACCGACGGCCCTGACGGGTCTGTCGTGGTCGCAGGCGGGGCGGCATGA
- a CDS encoding abortive infection family protein, with product MRYLSIRREIEGSLPTVAELLRQKGEHDALRAMSQADIEIEEVGYDNWNGGTELWTVFLRVPVSVFVSFEDRRDEIAGIISKNLKVVAGQDNGYWVSAAISPMRAPPPDRRLPNGKIGERTRAAILDEMRARETVWHGALNEIAFLSRIFNLTSLPSHDSRFQNAQQDIWQHCINNFDWPQDWVYSDPRLRLYAADEDIFLTFICEVLHPIVRKDDLEQDALARAFNGHLRADGWELVEDAIIDGRPAYVPQLKVHALGGSVQRIKAVAATLNSDTLYEDLRRLERIGDSEPGEAIALAKEIVESCCKLILDDRRVEYSEKAEIPELLKLLRNEIKIMTDGIDESARGANEIIGILTSLGNIAHSLAPLRNAYGKGHGRGREFKGLQPRHARLAIGAASTFVDFVLDRHLSQR from the coding sequence ATGAGATACCTGAGCATCAGACGCGAGATCGAAGGCAGCCTGCCCACCGTGGCGGAACTCCTTCGCCAGAAAGGTGAGCACGATGCCCTCCGCGCTATGAGCCAGGCGGATATCGAGATCGAGGAAGTTGGCTACGACAACTGGAACGGTGGCACCGAGCTCTGGACTGTCTTCCTTCGCGTCCCGGTCAGCGTTTTCGTATCGTTCGAGGACCGCCGGGACGAGATCGCCGGGATCATCTCGAAGAACCTCAAGGTCGTCGCGGGCCAGGACAATGGATACTGGGTGAGCGCGGCGATCTCGCCGATGCGTGCGCCGCCGCCGGATCGGCGCCTACCGAACGGGAAGATCGGCGAACGGACGCGCGCGGCCATCCTCGATGAGATGCGTGCCAGGGAAACTGTCTGGCACGGTGCCTTAAATGAAATCGCTTTCCTCAGCCGCATCTTTAATCTGACCTCCCTACCTTCTCATGACAGCCGGTTCCAGAACGCCCAGCAGGACATCTGGCAGCACTGCATCAACAACTTCGACTGGCCACAGGACTGGGTCTACAGTGACCCGCGCTTACGTCTCTATGCTGCCGATGAGGATATCTTCCTGACGTTCATCTGCGAGGTTCTTCATCCCATCGTTCGCAAAGACGACTTGGAGCAGGACGCGCTCGCCAGGGCGTTCAATGGTCACCTACGGGCTGACGGGTGGGAGCTCGTCGAGGATGCCATCATCGATGGACGGCCGGCTTATGTGCCGCAACTCAAGGTTCACGCCTTGGGTGGATCGGTCCAGCGCATCAAGGCCGTCGCGGCTACCTTGAACTCGGACACGCTCTACGAGGATTTACGGCGCCTTGAGCGTATCGGCGACAGCGAGCCAGGCGAGGCGATCGCCTTGGCCAAGGAAATCGTAGAGAGCTGCTGCAAGCTGATCTTGGATGATCGGAGGGTAGAATATTCAGAAAAGGCGGAGATCCCCGAACTGCTGAAGCTCCTCCGCAATGAGATCAAGATCATGACGGACGGGATCGACGAGAGCGCCAGAGGCGCGAATGAAATTATAGGTATTTTGACCAGCTTGGGGAATATCGCTCACTCTCTCGCTCCGTTGCGGAATGCATACGGCAAGGGCCATGGTCGCGGGCGAGAATTCAAGGGGCTTCAACCACGCCATGCCCGCCTTGCGATTGGGGCCGCCAGCACTTTCGTCGATTTCGTATTGGATCGTCACCTGTCCCAAAGGTAG
- the gyrB gene encoding DNA topoisomerase (ATP-hydrolyzing) subunit B: protein MSDDTAENAAYGADSIKVLKGLEAVRKRPGMYIGDTDDGSGLHHMVYEVVDNGIDEALAGHADHVYVRINADSSVSVGDNGRGIPVDMHKEEGVSAAEVIMTQLHAGGKFDSNSYKVSGGLHGVGVSVVNALSDYLELRIWRNGKEHYARFEGGYTTESLRVEGDANGRKGTEVRFLASLATFSNRDFDFHTLEKRLRELAFLNSGVRIILEDERPAEPLRTELFYEGGVKEFVKYLDRSKSSILPEPIYVRGERDDIGIEVAMWWNDSYNEMVLPFTNNIPQRDGGTHMAGFRAALTRTINNYAQTSGIAKKEKVSFTGDDAREGLTCVLSVKVPDPKFSSQTKDKLVSSEVRPAVENLVGEKLAEWFEENPSIAKVVVGKIVEAALAREAARKARDLTRRKTAMDVNFLAGKLKDCSEKDPSKTEVFLVEGDSAGGSAQTGRDRGTQAILPLKGKILNVERARFDRMLGSQEIGNLVMALGTGIGRDEFNIKKLRYHKVIIMTDADVDGAHIRTLLLTFFFRQMPELIEGGYLYIAQPPLYKVARGKSEVYLKDQAAMDEYLIEQGIEGAMLRQGNGEEISGADLRRVVDDARQLKRVLDAFPTHYPRHILEQAAIAGAFAPGAVAENLQGVADKIAVRLNLIALEWERGWQGRITQDHGVRLARILRGVEEVRTLDGGLLRSGEARKTGTFTQALQDVYDLPATLVRKDRSQLIHGPLDLLAAILEEGERGLSLQRYKGLGEMNPEQLWETTLDPDARTLLQVKVDDVAEADDLFTKLMGDVVEPRRIFIQDNALNVENLDF, encoded by the coding sequence ATGTCCGACGATACCGCCGAAAATGCCGCATACGGCGCTGATTCCATCAAGGTTTTGAAGGGGTTGGAAGCCGTCCGCAAGCGGCCCGGCATGTATATCGGTGACACCGACGATGGGTCGGGCCTGCACCACATGGTCTACGAAGTCGTCGACAACGGCATCGACGAGGCGTTGGCCGGTCACGCCGACCACGTTTATGTCCGCATCAACGCGGATTCCTCGGTCTCGGTCGGTGACAACGGCCGCGGTATCCCGGTCGACATGCACAAGGAAGAGGGCGTTTCGGCGGCCGAGGTCATCATGACCCAGCTGCACGCGGGCGGCAAATTCGACAGCAATTCCTACAAGGTGTCTGGCGGTCTGCACGGCGTCGGCGTCTCTGTCGTCAACGCCCTGTCCGACTATCTGGAACTGCGCATCTGGCGCAACGGCAAAGAGCATTACGCCCGCTTCGAAGGGGGTTACACGACCGAAAGCCTGCGCGTTGAAGGCGATGCCAATGGCCGCAAGGGGACGGAAGTCCGCTTCCTCGCCAGCCTCGCAACCTTCTCCAACCGCGACTTCGATTTCCATACGCTGGAAAAGCGTCTGCGCGAACTGGCGTTCCTGAACTCCGGCGTGCGGATCATTCTGGAAGATGAACGCCCCGCAGAACCCCTGCGGACCGAACTGTTCTACGAAGGTGGCGTCAAGGAATTCGTGAAATACCTCGACCGGTCGAAATCCTCGATCCTGCCGGAACCGATCTATGTGCGCGGCGAGCGTGACGATATCGGGATCGAAGTCGCGATGTGGTGGAACGACAGCTACAACGAAATGGTGCTGCCCTTCACCAACAACATCCCGCAGCGCGACGGCGGCACGCATATGGCCGGCTTCCGCGCCGCCCTGACGCGAACGATCAACAACTATGCCCAGACGTCAGGCATCGCGAAGAAGGAAAAGGTCAGCTTTACCGGCGATGACGCCCGTGAAGGTCTGACCTGCGTGCTGTCGGTCAAGGTGCCCGATCCGAAATTCTCCAGCCAGACCAAGGACAAGCTGGTCAGCTCCGAGGTCCGCCCTGCGGTCGAAAACCTCGTCGGTGAAAAACTGGCCGAGTGGTTCGAGGAGAACCCGAGCATCGCCAAGGTCGTCGTCGGCAAGATCGTGGAGGCCGCACTGGCCCGCGAGGCCGCCCGAAAGGCCCGCGACCTGACCCGCCGCAAGACCGCGATGGACGTGAACTTCCTTGCCGGGAAACTGAAGGATTGCTCTGAAAAAGACCCGTCGAAAACCGAAGTCTTCCTCGTCGAGGGCGATTCTGCCGGCGGGTCCGCCCAGACCGGTCGGGATCGTGGCACGCAGGCGATCCTGCCGCTGAAAGGTAAGATCCTGAACGTCGAACGCGCGCGGTTCGACCGGATGCTGGGCAGCCAGGAAATCGGCAACCTCGTCATGGCGCTGGGCACCGGCATCGGGCGGGATGAGTTCAACATCAAGAAGTTGCGCTATCACAAGGTCATCATCATGACCGACGCCGACGTTGACGGCGCGCACATCCGCACCCTTTTGCTGACCTTCTTCTTCCGCCAGATGCCGGAACTGATCGAGGGCGGTTACCTCTATATCGCGCAGCCGCCGCTTTATAAGGTCGCGCGCGGCAAGTCAGAGGTCTACCTGAAAGACCAAGCCGCGATGGACGAATACCTGATCGAACAGGGCATCGAAGGCGCCATGCTGCGTCAGGGCAACGGCGAGGAAATCAGCGGTGCGGACCTGCGCCGTGTGGTCGACGATGCGCGTCAGCTCAAGCGGGTTCTGGATGCGTTTCCAACGCATTACCCGCGCCATATTCTCGAACAGGCCGCTATTGCCGGGGCCTTTGCCCCCGGTGCCGTGGCAGAAAACCTGCAAGGTGTCGCCGACAAGATCGCCGTGCGCCTGAACCTGATCGCGCTCGAATGGGAACGCGGCTGGCAGGGCCGGATCACGCAGGACCACGGCGTTCGCCTCGCCCGCATCCTGCGCGGCGTGGAAGAAGTCCGCACCCTCGACGGCGGCCTGCTGCGCTCGGGTGAGGCGCGCAAGACCGGCACGTTCACGCAGGCTCTGCAGGACGTCTACGACCTGCCCGCGACGCTGGTCCGCAAGGACCGCAGCCAGCTGATTCACGGCCCCCTCGACCTGCTGGCCGCGATCCTCGAAGAAGGTGAACGCGGCCTGTCGCTGCAGCGTTACAAGGGATTGGGAGAGATGAACCCAGAGCAGCTTTGGGAAACCACCCTCGACCCCGACGCCCGCACCCTGCTGCAGGTCAAGGTCGACGACGTGGCCGAGGCGGACGATCTGTTCACCAAGCTGATGGGCGACGTCGTCGAACCGCGCCGGATCTTCATTCAGGACAACGCCCTGAACGTCGAGAATCTGGATTTCTGA